In Leptotrichia sp. oral taxon 215 str. W9775, a single genomic region encodes these proteins:
- a CDS encoding alpha/beta hydrolase fold domain-containing protein: protein MSLLSDMAVPVAKLVNAKRGNKKAMENPERNTDVFNRKNFSKGFITEEEFIDGFQVITVKTEKSLNRHVIFLHGGGYVMRAVKSHKNIVERMVKKYNLKVTFIDYPLAPEHTADKTHEVLMKAYKSVTQKNINDKFYFFGDSAGGGLALAFLQEARDKNVMPFPEKTVLMSPWPDISMTNKEIKKFEKKDPLLPVQSLIKIGKQYAGNLDLKSPLVSPIYGNMDNLGEILLLFGTNEVLYPDCMKLSDMLNTAKGTVVELYIGKNLCHDWILAPLKETGKALDAIGEFYLR, encoded by the coding sequence ATGAGTTTATTATCAGATATGGCAGTACCTGTGGCAAAGCTGGTAAATGCAAAAAGGGGAAATAAAAAAGCTATGGAAAATCCTGAAAGAAATACAGATGTTTTTAATAGAAAAAATTTCAGTAAGGGATTTATTACAGAAGAGGAATTTATAGATGGATTTCAGGTAATAACTGTGAAAACTGAAAAATCTTTAAACAGACATGTGATTTTTCTCCATGGTGGAGGTTATGTAATGAGAGCTGTAAAAAGCCACAAGAATATAGTTGAAAGAATGGTGAAAAAATATAATCTGAAGGTAACTTTTATAGATTATCCCCTGGCACCTGAGCATACTGCTGATAAAACTCATGAGGTATTAATGAAGGCATATAAGTCTGTCACTCAAAAAAATATAAATGATAAATTTTATTTTTTTGGAGATTCTGCAGGTGGAGGTCTGGCATTGGCATTTCTTCAGGAAGCAAGAGATAAAAATGTAATGCCGTTTCCTGAAAAAACAGTATTAATGTCTCCATGGCCTGATATTTCAATGACAAATAAAGAAATAAAAAAATTTGAGAAAAAAGATCCGCTATTACCGGTACAAAGTCTTATAAAAATTGGAAAGCAGTATGCCGGAAATCTGGATTTGAAATCTCCACTTGTTTCACCTATTTATGGAAATATGGATAATCTTGGAGAGATATTGCTCCTTTTTGGAACAAATGAAGTTCTCTATCCTGACTGTATGAAATTAAGTGATATGCTTAATACGGCAAAAGGAACAGTGGTGGAACTATATATAGGTAAAAATTTATGCCATGACTGGATTTTGGCTCCTCTGAAGGAAACAGGAAAGGCGTTGGATGCCATAGGAGAATTTTATCTTAGATAA
- a CDS encoding N-glycosylase/DNA lyase produces the protein MKKGNTLEKRINKELHDKIVKIHKNIKKDVEKAIKGYKKAWKGSEREVFAEVAFCILTPQSKAKNAWQAITALVENGLLFSGEAEEIAEHLNIVRFKNNKSRYLVELRELMTEDGELQPRKILSRQGNTFEKREWILKNIKGMGMKEANHVLRNLGFGEEIAILDRHILRNLAELNVIDEVPKSMTVKKYYEIEEKMKEYSEFSGIGMDALDLVLWYKEAGEVFK, from the coding sequence TTGAAAAAGGGAAATACGTTGGAAAAAAGAATAAATAAAGAATTACATGATAAGATAGTAAAAATACATAAAAATATAAAAAAAGATGTTGAAAAGGCAATAAAAGGATACAAAAAAGCGTGGAAGGGAAGTGAAAGGGAAGTTTTTGCAGAAGTGGCATTCTGTATACTGACACCCCAGTCAAAGGCGAAAAATGCATGGCAGGCAATTACTGCACTTGTAGAAAATGGACTGCTTTTCAGCGGGGAAGCGGAAGAAATTGCAGAACATCTGAATATTGTAAGGTTCAAGAATAATAAATCAAGATATCTTGTGGAATTGAGGGAACTTATGACTGAAGATGGAGAACTTCAGCCAAGAAAAATTCTTTCAAGACAGGGAAATACATTTGAAAAGAGGGAATGGATTCTTAAAAATATAAAAGGTATGGGAATGAAGGAAGCAAATCACGTACTAAGAAATTTAGGATTTGGAGAAGAAATAGCAATACTTGACAGACATATTTTAAGAAATCTGGCTGAATTAAATGTAATAGATGAAGTTCCAAAGTCGATGACAGTAAAAAAATATTATGAAATAGAAGAAAAAATGAAGGAATACTCGGAGTTTTCAGGGATAGGAATGGATGCACTGGATTTAGTGCTGTGGTACAAGGAAGCAGGTGAAGTATTTAAATAA
- the trxA gene encoding thioredoxin, with protein sequence MGELINYNGEDFLNEMLAEDRITLVDFSAIWCGPCQMLKPVLEEVAKTTDYKVIKVDVDQSGDLAVEYEIRSVPTIIVFKNGKQEDRLTGFMTKDEIIQKVNKYL encoded by the coding sequence ATGGGTGAACTGATAAATTATAACGGTGAAGATTTTCTGAATGAAATGCTGGCGGAAGATAGGATAACGCTGGTAGATTTTTCAGCTATATGGTGCGGTCCATGCCAGATGCTGAAACCGGTTCTGGAAGAAGTGGCAAAAACAACAGATTATAAAGTAATCAAAGTGGATGTGGATCAGTCAGGAGATCTTGCTGTGGAATATGAAATAAGAAGTGTTCCTACGATAATTGTGTTTAAAAATGGTAAACAGGAAGACAGATTGACAGGGTTTATGACGAAGGATGAAATTATTCAGAAGGTAAATAAATATTTATAA